In Kitasatospora sp. NBC_00240, the following are encoded in one genomic region:
- a CDS encoding MFS transporter, whose product MTSNDDKEHPVRPGTPSAPVLADPRTVRGRALVPVLVFLGMVVAVVSSLGAPLVPTVAADYGVSLGGAQWSLTITLLAGAVATPVLSRLSDGPHRRRVVLGALTLIVTGCVLAALPAGFPLLLAGRALQGIGLGLTPLAMGVARDHLPALRARSAVATLSVTTVAGVGLGYPLTGMIAQHLGFHAAFWVAAAAGATVLAAAAFVLPASTHRPHRPLDAPGAVLLGLGLAALLVALSEGGQWGWTSARLLAVAAVAPLALGAWVRHELRTEHPLVALRLLRNRAVLAADVTGLVAGVGMYFLMSLVIRYVQTPVSAGYGLGRSVVVAALTLLPFSVASVGASRVAPLIGRRFGARAVMPAGALAFVVAMLVFCFARSGLWEIFLLMGIAGLGVGCTFAAMPAFIVSAVPPGETGSALGVNQVLRVIGGSIGSALSAGILTAHTTPPARLPAESGYTVATLVGIGVWVFAGLAGLLLPARRPGGEGAAVAPATRDGADVSDGAAGKVTAGATGSGPDGGEGHGQDGNRPGRVPADHREGR is encoded by the coding sequence ATGACATCGAATGACGACAAGGAGCACCCCGTGCGCCCCGGCACCCCCAGCGCACCGGTCCTGGCCGACCCGCGGACCGTACGCGGCCGGGCCCTGGTCCCCGTCCTGGTCTTCCTCGGCATGGTCGTCGCCGTGGTCAGCAGCCTCGGCGCACCGCTGGTGCCGACCGTCGCCGCCGACTACGGCGTCTCGCTGGGCGGCGCGCAATGGTCCCTCACCATCACGCTGCTGGCCGGCGCGGTGGCCACGCCGGTGCTCAGCCGGCTCAGCGACGGGCCGCACCGGCGCCGGGTCGTCCTCGGCGCGCTGACCCTGATCGTCACCGGCTGCGTGCTCGCCGCCCTGCCCGCCGGGTTCCCGCTCCTGCTGGCCGGCCGGGCACTGCAGGGCATCGGCCTCGGCCTGACCCCGCTGGCGATGGGCGTCGCCCGCGACCACCTGCCCGCCCTGCGGGCCCGGTCCGCCGTCGCGACGCTCTCCGTCACCACCGTCGCTGGTGTCGGGCTCGGCTACCCGCTGACCGGGATGATCGCCCAGCACCTGGGCTTCCACGCCGCCTTCTGGGTGGCCGCCGCGGCCGGCGCCACCGTGCTCGCCGCCGCCGCGTTCGTGCTGCCCGCCAGTACGCACCGCCCGCACCGCCCGCTGGACGCCCCCGGCGCCGTCCTGCTCGGCCTCGGCCTCGCCGCCCTGCTGGTCGCGCTGAGCGAGGGCGGGCAGTGGGGCTGGACCTCGGCCCGGCTGCTGGCGGTCGCCGCCGTCGCCCCGCTGGCCCTCGGCGCCTGGGTCCGGCACGAGCTGCGGACGGAGCATCCGCTGGTCGCGCTGCGGCTGCTGCGCAACCGGGCCGTGCTGGCCGCCGACGTCACCGGCCTGGTCGCCGGCGTCGGCATGTACTTCCTGATGTCGCTGGTCATCCGCTACGTGCAGACCCCGGTCTCGGCCGGGTACGGGCTCGGCCGGTCCGTGGTGGTCGCCGCCCTCACCCTGCTGCCGTTCTCGGTGGCCAGCGTCGGGGCCAGCCGGGTGGCCCCGCTGATCGGCCGGCGGTTCGGCGCCCGGGCGGTGATGCCGGCCGGCGCGCTGGCCTTCGTGGTCGCGATGCTGGTCTTCTGCTTCGCCCGCTCCGGCCTCTGGGAGATCTTCCTGCTGATGGGGATCGCCGGCCTGGGGGTGGGGTGCACGTTCGCGGCGATGCCCGCCTTCATCGTCAGCGCCGTCCCGCCCGGCGAGACCGGCAGCGCGCTCGGCGTCAACCAGGTGCTCCGGGTGATCGGCGGCTCGATCGGCAGCGCGCTCAGCGCCGGCATCCTGACCGCCCACACCACCCCGCCGGCCCGGCTGCCCGCCGAGAGCGGCTACACCGTGGCGACGCTGGTCGGGATCGGCGTCTGGGTCTTCGCCGGGCTGGCCGGCCTGCTGCTCCCGGCCCGCCGGCCGGGCGGGGAAGGCGCCGCCGTCGCCCCCGCCACCCGGGACGGCGCGGACG
- a CDS encoding TerD family protein: MSVNLAKGQSVSLQKSSGESLTVVRMGLGWRAAPKRGLFGSRTRQIDLDASALLYAEKTPSDVVFFQHLESNDGSVRHTGDNLVGGAGAGDDDESILVDLGHVPVHITQVVFTVSSYTGQTFAEVQNAHCRLVDESTGQELARYELAGGGPHTGQIMAKVFREESGGWGMQAIGAPARARTFQDMLPAIDPFL; this comes from the coding sequence GTGTCGGTGAACCTGGCCAAGGGACAGTCGGTCAGTCTGCAGAAGAGTTCGGGCGAGTCCCTGACCGTCGTCCGGATGGGGCTGGGCTGGCGGGCCGCCCCCAAGCGCGGCCTGTTCGGCAGCCGCACCCGCCAGATCGACCTGGACGCCTCCGCGCTGCTCTACGCCGAGAAGACCCCGTCCGACGTGGTCTTCTTCCAGCACCTGGAGAGCAACGACGGCTCGGTGCGGCACACCGGCGACAACCTGGTGGGCGGTGCCGGGGCGGGCGACGACGACGAGTCGATCCTGGTCGACCTGGGGCACGTGCCCGTGCACATCACCCAGGTGGTCTTCACGGTCAGCTCGTACACCGGGCAGACCTTCGCCGAGGTGCAGAACGCGCACTGCCGGCTGGTGGACGAGAGCACCGGCCAGGAGCTGGCCCGCTACGAGCTGGCGGGCGGCGGCCCGCACACCGGCCAGATCATGGCCAAGGTGTTCCGGGAGGAGTCCGGTGGCTGGGGCATGCAGGCGATCGGCGCGCCCGCCCGGGCCCGGACCTTCCAGGACATGCTGCCCGCGATCGACCCCTTCCTCTGA
- a CDS encoding AAA family ATPase: MPTVHLTTGLPASGKTTRALQLLADSRGTMRRVNMDDIRAMLDEHGGERAWSHKHEKTAMAVQEAAILAAVRDGFDVIVDNTHMTSGMAGRLKAVLAQADDITFVVHDFTDVPLEECLARDAARADPVGEEAIRRLDQRHRSARRSGWRLTAEWMAETIPVQPYVPAEGLPSAVMVDIDGTLALNVSRGPYDFQHCDEDALNPAVADTVRLYRDAGHQVVVLSGRSEEYRPQTEAWLATHSVPYDELWMRAAGDTRRDDAVKLDLFDAHVRHRFAVRVSLDDRDRVVALWRRLGLPTFQVNYGDF, encoded by the coding sequence ATGCCCACCGTGCACCTCACCACCGGCCTGCCCGCCTCCGGGAAGACCACCCGGGCCCTGCAACTCCTGGCGGACTCCCGGGGCACCATGCGCCGGGTCAACATGGACGACATCCGCGCCATGCTCGACGAGCACGGCGGGGAGCGGGCCTGGAGCCACAAGCACGAGAAGACCGCGATGGCCGTCCAGGAGGCCGCGATCCTGGCCGCCGTCCGGGACGGCTTCGACGTGATCGTCGACAATACCCACATGACCTCGGGGATGGCCGGCCGGCTGAAGGCCGTCCTGGCCCAGGCGGACGACATCACGTTCGTCGTCCACGACTTCACCGACGTCCCGCTGGAGGAGTGCCTGGCCCGCGACGCCGCCCGCGCCGACCCGGTCGGCGAGGAGGCGATCCGGCGGCTGGACCAGCGGCACCGCTCGGCCCGGCGCAGCGGCTGGCGGCTCACCGCCGAGTGGATGGCCGAGACGATCCCGGTGCAGCCGTACGTGCCCGCCGAGGGGCTGCCGTCGGCGGTGATGGTCGACATCGACGGCACGCTCGCCCTGAACGTCTCGCGCGGGCCGTACGACTTCCAGCACTGCGACGAGGACGCCCTCAACCCGGCGGTCGCGGACACCGTCCGGCTGTACCGGGACGCCGGCCACCAGGTGGTGGTCCTGTCCGGTCGCAGCGAGGAGTACCGGCCGCAGACCGAGGCCTGGCTGGCCACCCACAGCGTGCCGTACGACGAGCTGTGGATGCGCGCGGCGGGGGACACCCGCCGGGACGACGCGGTGAAGCTGGACCTCTTCGACGCCCACGTCCGCCACCGCTTCGCCGTCCGGGTCAGCCTCGACGACCGGGACCGGGTGGTGGCGCTCTGGCGCCGGCTCGGTCTGCCGACCTTCCAGGTCAACTACGGGGACTTCTGA
- a CDS encoding TerC family protein, which yields MDVSVSMWVGTIGVLIALIVADFFIGGRKPHEVSIKEAGIWTGVWIVLALMFGGFLWWHSGSQPATEFFAGYITEKSLSVDNLFVFILIMGKFAVPRIYQQRVLMFGVIIALVLRAVFIAGGAALVTQFSWVFYIFGAFLIWTAWKLIKDARAGEEEEFEENRLLKTIERRFPSTSVYHGTKLFIRENGRRLMTPMLIVMIAIGTTDVLFALDSIPAIFGLTQDPYIVFTANAFALMGLRQLYFLIGGLLKKLIYLSYGLSVILGFIGVKLVLHALHESGLHVPEIGIPLSLGFIVVVLTVTTVASLIASKRQEAAAGERQEKIDV from the coding sequence GTGGACGTTTCCGTATCCATGTGGGTCGGCACCATCGGGGTGTTGATCGCCCTGATCGTGGCCGATTTCTTCATCGGCGGTCGAAAGCCCCATGAGGTCTCGATCAAGGAGGCCGGAATCTGGACGGGGGTCTGGATCGTCCTGGCCCTGATGTTCGGCGGATTCCTCTGGTGGCACTCGGGCTCGCAGCCCGCCACGGAGTTCTTCGCCGGGTACATCACCGAGAAGTCGCTGAGTGTCGACAACCTGTTCGTGTTCATCCTGATCATGGGCAAGTTCGCGGTGCCCAGGATCTACCAGCAGCGTGTGCTGATGTTCGGTGTGATCATCGCGCTGGTCCTGCGCGCGGTCTTCATCGCCGGCGGTGCCGCCCTGGTGACGCAGTTCTCCTGGGTCTTCTACATCTTCGGCGCCTTCCTGATCTGGACGGCCTGGAAGCTGATCAAGGACGCCCGGGCCGGCGAGGAGGAGGAGTTCGAGGAGAACCGCCTGCTCAAGACGATCGAGCGGCGCTTCCCGTCGACCAGCGTCTACCACGGCACCAAGCTCTTCATCCGGGAGAACGGCCGCCGGCTGATGACGCCGATGCTGATCGTGATGATCGCGATCGGCACGACCGACGTCCTGTTCGCGCTCGACTCGATCCCCGCGATCTTCGGCCTGACCCAGGACCCGTACATCGTCTTCACCGCCAACGCCTTCGCCCTGATGGGTCTGCGTCAGCTGTACTTCCTGATCGGCGGTCTGCTGAAGAAGCTCATCTACCTGTCGTACGGCCTGTCGGTGATCCTCGGCTTCATCGGCGTGAAGCTGGTGCTGCACGCCCTGCACGAGAGCGGCCTGCACGTGCCGGAGATCGGCATCCCGCTCTCGCTCGGCTTCATCGTGGTGGTCCTGACCGTCACCACGGTGGCCAGCCTGATCGCCTCGAAGCGGCAGGAGGCCGCGGCGGGCGAGCGGCAGGAGAAGATCGACGTCTGA
- the uvrB gene encoding excinuclease ABC subunit UvrB yields MRPITSIERTVAPFEVVSPYQPNGDQPAAIADLERRIRAGEQDVVLLGATGTGKSATTAWMIEKLQRPTLVMAPNKTLAAQLANEFRELLPNNAVEYFVSYYDYYQPEAYVPQTDTYIEKDSSINEEVERLRHSATNSLLTRRDVVVVASVSCIYGLGTPQEYVDRMVQLKIGEEIDRDVLLRRFVDIQYSRNDLAFTRGTFRVRGDTIEIFPVYEELAVRIEMFGDEIEALYTLHPLTGEIISQDDSVHIFPASHYVAGPERMERAVNGIEQELEQTLARMEKQGKLLEAQRLRMRTTYDIEMLRQIGTCSGVENYSMHFDGREPGTAPNTLLDYFPEDFLLVIDESHVTVPQIGAMYEGDASRKRTLVEHGFRLPSAMDNRPLKWEEFLERTGQTVYLSATPGKYELSRGDGVVEQIIRPTGLIDPEIVVKPTEGQIDDLVHEVRKRVERNERVLVTTLTKKMSEDLTDYMLGLDIRVRYLHSDIDTLRRVELLRELRAGEYDVLVGINLLREGLDLPEVSLVAILDADKEGFLRSGTSLIQTIGRAARNVSGQVHMYADRITPAMEKAIEETNRRREVQQAYNAKHGIDPQPLRKKIGDILATLSREEIDTEELLSTGYRGSGKGKAPVPALGADRKPAKSLPATELADLIQQLTERMHAAATDLQFEVAARIRDEVKELKKELRQMREAGMA; encoded by the coding sequence GTGCGACCCATCACGAGCATTGAGCGGACAGTGGCGCCCTTCGAGGTCGTCAGCCCCTACCAGCCCAACGGCGACCAGCCCGCGGCCATCGCCGACCTGGAGCGCCGCATCCGGGCCGGCGAGCAGGACGTCGTCCTGCTGGGCGCCACCGGCACCGGCAAGTCGGCCACCACCGCCTGGATGATCGAGAAGCTCCAGCGGCCCACCCTGGTGATGGCGCCCAACAAGACCCTGGCGGCCCAGCTCGCCAACGAGTTCCGCGAGCTGCTCCCCAACAACGCCGTCGAGTACTTCGTCTCGTACTACGACTACTACCAGCCCGAGGCGTACGTCCCGCAGACGGACACCTACATCGAGAAGGACTCCTCCATCAACGAGGAGGTCGAACGGCTGCGCCACTCCGCGACCAACTCGCTGCTCACCCGCCGCGACGTGGTCGTGGTCGCCTCGGTCTCCTGCATCTACGGCCTCGGCACGCCGCAGGAGTACGTCGACCGGATGGTGCAGCTCAAGATCGGCGAGGAGATCGACCGGGACGTCCTGCTGCGCCGCTTCGTCGACATCCAGTACTCCCGCAACGACCTCGCCTTCACCCGGGGCACCTTCCGGGTCCGCGGCGACACCATCGAGATCTTCCCGGTCTACGAGGAGCTGGCCGTCCGGATCGAGATGTTCGGCGACGAGATCGAGGCGCTCTACACCCTGCACCCGCTCACCGGCGAGATCATCAGCCAGGACGACTCCGTCCACATCTTCCCCGCCTCCCACTACGTGGCCGGCCCGGAGCGGATGGAGCGGGCCGTCAACGGCATCGAGCAGGAGCTGGAGCAGACGCTCGCCCGGATGGAGAAGCAGGGCAAGCTGCTGGAGGCCCAGCGGCTGCGGATGCGGACCACCTACGACATCGAGATGCTGCGCCAGATCGGCACCTGCTCCGGCGTCGAGAACTACTCGATGCACTTCGACGGCCGCGAGCCGGGCACCGCCCCCAACACCCTGCTCGACTACTTCCCGGAGGACTTCCTCCTGGTCATCGACGAGTCGCACGTCACCGTCCCGCAGATCGGCGCGATGTACGAGGGCGACGCCTCCCGCAAGCGGACCTTGGTCGAGCACGGGTTCCGGCTGCCGTCCGCGATGGACAACCGCCCGCTCAAGTGGGAGGAGTTCCTGGAGCGCACCGGCCAGACGGTCTACCTCTCGGCGACCCCGGGCAAGTACGAGCTGTCCCGCGGCGACGGCGTGGTCGAGCAGATCATCCGCCCGACCGGCCTGATCGACCCCGAGATCGTGGTCAAGCCGACCGAGGGCCAGATCGACGACCTGGTGCACGAGGTGCGCAAGCGGGTCGAGCGCAACGAGCGCGTCCTGGTCACCACCCTGACCAAGAAGATGTCCGAGGACCTCACCGACTACATGCTCGGCCTCGACATCCGGGTCCGGTACCTGCACAGCGACATCGACACCCTGCGCCGGGTCGAGCTGCTGCGCGAGCTGCGGGCCGGCGAGTACGACGTCCTGGTCGGCATCAACCTGCTCCGCGAGGGCCTCGACCTGCCCGAGGTCTCCCTGGTCGCCATCCTGGACGCGGACAAGGAGGGCTTCCTGCGCTCCGGCACCTCGCTGATCCAGACCATCGGCCGGGCCGCCCGTAACGTCTCCGGCCAGGTCCACATGTACGCGGACCGGATCACCCCGGCGATGGAGAAGGCCATCGAGGAGACCAACCGCCGCCGGGAGGTCCAGCAGGCGTACAACGCCAAGCACGGCATCGACCCGCAGCCGCTCCGCAAGAAGATCGGCGACATCCTCGCCACTCTCAGCCGCGAGGAGATCGACACCGAGGAGCTGCTCTCCACCGGCTACCGGGGCAGCGGCAAGGGCAAGGCCCCGGTGCCCGCCCTGGGGGCCGACCGCAAGCCCGCCAAGAGCCTGCCGGCCACCGAGCTGGCCGACCTGATCCAACAGCTGACCGAGCGCATGCACGCGGCCGCCACCGACCTCCAGTTCGAGGTCGCGGCCCGGATCCGGGACGAGGTCAAGGAACTCAAGAAGGAGCTGCGTCAGATGCGCGAGGCGGGCATGGCCTGA
- a CDS encoding RNA ligase: MTPVPTRPTLDDLFDAADLAAAIEAGHVTRKPHPTLPISIYTYTPICQYGHVWTPVTMRCRGLIADDASGEVVALPFPKIFVTAMHGLHDFAPELPAEPFEVFEKADGSLAIVFHHAGRWHAASKGSFISEQARWAQQVLDRSDTSGLDEGLTYLAEAIYPGNRIVVDYGARQELVLLAAYRPADGTEEPLAAAAEHWAPIGPAVRSWGLSSDVAELEKRAATDTSMDGDQVGGTQEEGYVIRFASGVRAKLKLTAYLALHRLYTGTNEKTVWEALAAGREPGTLFDRVPDEFRDWVEQIADRQRAQAAEFVARAGADFALIPAGLDRKSFAAEAKKSRLPAAMFRLYDGRDVTDMAWRAVKPRGDAPFKTDDEG; this comes from the coding sequence GTGACTCCCGTACCGACCCGTCCGACCCTCGACGACCTCTTCGACGCCGCGGATCTCGCGGCCGCGATCGAGGCCGGACACGTCACCCGCAAGCCGCACCCGACGCTGCCGATCTCGATCTACACCTACACGCCGATCTGTCAGTACGGGCATGTCTGGACCCCGGTCACCATGCGCTGCCGGGGCCTGATCGCCGACGACGCGAGCGGCGAGGTGGTCGCCCTGCCGTTCCCGAAGATCTTCGTGACGGCGATGCACGGTCTGCACGACTTCGCGCCGGAGCTGCCCGCGGAGCCCTTCGAGGTCTTCGAGAAGGCCGACGGCAGCCTGGCCATCGTCTTCCACCACGCCGGCCGCTGGCACGCCGCCTCCAAGGGCTCGTTCATCTCCGAGCAGGCCCGGTGGGCGCAGCAGGTCCTGGACCGCTCCGACACGAGCGGCCTCGACGAGGGCCTCACCTACCTGGCCGAGGCGATCTACCCCGGCAACCGGATCGTCGTGGACTACGGCGCCCGCCAGGAGCTGGTGCTGCTCGCCGCGTACCGGCCCGCCGACGGCACCGAGGAGCCGCTGGCGGCCGCCGCCGAGCACTGGGCGCCGATCGGCCCGGCGGTCCGGAGCTGGGGGCTCAGCTCGGACGTCGCGGAGCTGGAGAAGCGCGCCGCGACGGACACCTCCATGGACGGCGACCAGGTCGGCGGGACGCAGGAGGAGGGCTACGTCATCCGGTTCGCCTCGGGCGTCCGGGCCAAGCTCAAGCTGACCGCCTACCTCGCGCTGCACCGCCTCTACACCGGCACCAACGAGAAGACGGTCTGGGAGGCGCTGGCCGCCGGCCGCGAGCCGGGGACGCTGTTCGACCGGGTCCCGGACGAGTTCCGGGACTGGGTGGAGCAGATCGCCGACCGCCAGCGCGCCCAGGCCGCCGAGTTCGTGGCCCGGGCCGGGGCGGACTTCGCCCTGATCCCGGCCGGCCTGGACCGCAAGTCCTTCGCGGCCGAGGCCAAGAAGTCCCGCCTGCCCGCCGCGATGTTCCGCCTCTACGACGGGCGGGACGTCACCGACATGGCCTGGAGGGCCGTCAAGCCCCGCGGCGACGCGCCGTTCAAGACCGACGACGAAGGCTGA
- a CDS encoding MBL fold metallo-hydrolase, which yields MTYHGAVKVGGPPDVRELAHLIISKVAVGPYDNNAYLLRCRATDEQLLIDAAADAPVLLETVGDRLATVVTTHRHHDHWGALAEVVAATGARTAAGRIDAEAVDVPTDLLLDDGDVLRVGQVELTVRQLVGHTPGAIVLVYDDPQGHQHVFTGDCLFPGGIGNTWGDPAAFESLFRDVNEKIFDVLPDEAWVYPGHGADTTLGAERPKLGEWRERGW from the coding sequence ATGACGTACCACGGAGCGGTGAAGGTCGGCGGCCCGCCGGACGTGCGCGAGCTGGCCCACCTGATCATCAGCAAGGTGGCCGTCGGCCCGTACGACAACAACGCCTACCTGCTGCGCTGCCGGGCCACCGACGAGCAGCTGCTGATCGACGCGGCCGCGGACGCGCCGGTACTGCTGGAGACCGTCGGCGACCGGCTGGCCACCGTCGTCACCACCCACCGCCACCACGACCACTGGGGCGCGCTGGCCGAGGTGGTGGCCGCGACCGGCGCCCGTACCGCGGCCGGCCGGATCGACGCCGAGGCGGTGGACGTCCCCACCGACCTGCTGCTGGACGACGGCGACGTGCTGCGGGTGGGCCAGGTCGAGCTGACCGTCCGCCAGCTGGTCGGGCACACCCCCGGGGCGATCGTGCTGGTCTACGACGACCCGCAGGGCCACCAGCACGTCTTCACCGGCGACTGCCTGTTCCCCGGCGGGATCGGCAACACCTGGGGCGACCCGGCGGCCTTCGAGAGCCTCTTCCGGGACGTCAACGAGAAGATCTTCGACGTGCTGCCGGACGAGGCCTGGGTCTACCCCGGCCACGGCGCCGACACCACGCTCGGCGCCGAGCGCCCGAAGCTCGGCGAGTGGCGCGAGCGCGGCTGGTGA